The Streptomyces sp. Je 1-332 genome has a window encoding:
- a CDS encoding endonuclease/exonuclease/phosphatase family protein has translation MDSATAAETVPQGDWPEPQAWQRRPRHRPSAWLAALLLAGVSTILGFRIADSDGPTPVPQILAFLPWLLAPTVAGLLLAALARWRVGLVWGVVALGGVAWFMEPYGKTDDPEGPAVAELRVMASNVEFGQGTPGLLKAVREEKPDLLFVPECDYTCSDTLRDELPRSDYPYRTASEASGAEGSVIVSKLPLKKASGLAGTLGMPGAVAELKSGHQVRVQLAHPMPPLPKQLGTWRTELAELRDYAAEGRRANRSTIIAGDFNATQDHAAFRDILDTGGVRDAAHLAGSARAPSWPADLMSPLGTQIDHVLVTPDFAAHDARFLDIGGTDHRTLVVDLTLHGQQR, from the coding sequence TTGGACAGCGCAACGGCAGCTGAGACAGTCCCGCAAGGGGACTGGCCAGAGCCGCAGGCATGGCAACGGCGCCCCCGGCACCGCCCCTCCGCCTGGCTTGCGGCCCTCCTCCTGGCCGGCGTCAGCACCATCCTCGGCTTCCGGATCGCCGACTCCGACGGCCCCACCCCCGTACCGCAGATCCTCGCCTTCCTGCCCTGGCTCCTCGCCCCCACCGTCGCCGGACTGCTGCTCGCGGCGCTCGCACGCTGGCGCGTCGGTCTCGTCTGGGGCGTCGTCGCGCTCGGCGGCGTCGCCTGGTTCATGGAGCCGTACGGCAAGACGGACGACCCGGAAGGGCCCGCCGTCGCCGAGCTCCGCGTCATGGCGTCGAACGTCGAGTTCGGCCAGGGCACCCCCGGCCTGCTCAAGGCCGTCCGCGAGGAGAAACCCGACCTCCTCTTCGTCCCCGAGTGCGACTACACCTGCTCGGACACCCTGCGCGACGAACTGCCCCGCTCCGACTACCCCTACCGCACCGCGAGCGAGGCGAGCGGCGCCGAAGGCTCGGTGATCGTCAGCAAGCTGCCCCTGAAGAAGGCGAGCGGCCTCGCGGGCACCCTCGGCATGCCCGGCGCGGTGGCCGAGCTGAAGAGCGGCCACCAGGTCCGCGTCCAGCTCGCCCACCCCATGCCGCCGCTGCCCAAGCAGCTCGGCACCTGGCGCACCGAACTCGCCGAACTGCGCGACTACGCCGCCGAGGGCAGGCGCGCGAACCGGTCCACCATCATCGCGGGCGACTTCAACGCCACCCAGGACCACGCGGCCTTCCGCGACATCCTGGACACCGGCGGTGTACGCGACGCCGCCCACCTCGCCGGATCCGCCCGCGCGCCGAGCTGGCCCGCCGACCTGATGTCACCGCTCGGCACCCAGATCGACCACGTCCTCGTCACCCCGGACTTCGCGGCCCACGATGCCCGCTTCCTGGACATCGGCGGCACGGACCACCGGACCCTGGTGGTGGACCTGACGCTGCACGGCCAGCAGCGGTAG
- a CDS encoding FUSC family protein → MRPRESPAPPGPLSALAPPPWLVRTLKPQAAPIPWAAVARASVAMALPLLIGLAAGQPAYGALASMGALSGVIGDTADAYRMRIFNIAVPQLFGALGVTIGSLVFGHGWVAVGVVTFVALVSGMMSTIGAVASVSGLLLLLNSVVGAGLPMPGQWWLAPALMTGGGLLVLTLALLAWPLRSGIPERAAVAATYRSVAALLEAAGTERYDEARAAVTTSLNQSYDLVLARRTRAHGRNPDLVRLVAQLNAITPVVEAAPAAHQCGVPMPPQYPAEVRRLAEAVAAPGETPVPEPDLPAPPDPSADAVDHALRHVAELLNDSDPHGAVNVDDRLGRPAALRVRARRATRNVLLSSTSWRYGLRLALCIGIAQSLVSLIDVPRSYWVALTVTFVLKPDFGSVFSRAVLRALGTAAGLVVAAAVLSEVPRGWWDVPVMFVLAALIPALTTRGYGFQTAAITPVILLLSDVLNHQGFGLVVPRLVDSLIGCAISLVAGYLLWPESWHTRIGDRLADTVADTASYVESAFGTAVDVAERARMRRGLYRDLSVIRTEFQRALTEPPPMGARAAAWWPLVIAVERIVDATTAARVRIRHGAGEPSLTEVGEVARQLRELAEGLRGSETLEEVPAEFSGPQDSVLEPLRQEVVAARAIASPGRG, encoded by the coding sequence ATGCGCCCCCGCGAGTCACCCGCACCACCGGGCCCTCTGAGCGCCCTCGCCCCACCTCCCTGGCTGGTCAGGACCCTCAAGCCGCAGGCGGCGCCGATCCCGTGGGCCGCGGTGGCGCGCGCGTCCGTCGCCATGGCGCTGCCCCTCCTCATCGGCCTCGCGGCGGGACAGCCCGCGTACGGGGCGCTGGCGTCCATGGGCGCGCTGTCCGGCGTCATCGGCGACACCGCCGACGCGTACCGCATGCGGATCTTCAACATCGCCGTGCCGCAGCTGTTCGGCGCGCTCGGCGTGACCATCGGCTCGCTCGTCTTCGGCCACGGCTGGGTCGCGGTCGGCGTGGTCACCTTCGTGGCGCTGGTCTCCGGGATGATGTCCACGATCGGCGCCGTGGCGTCCGTGTCAGGGCTGCTCCTGCTGCTCAACTCCGTGGTGGGGGCCGGGCTTCCGATGCCGGGGCAATGGTGGCTGGCCCCCGCCCTCATGACGGGCGGCGGCCTCCTGGTCCTCACCCTCGCGCTGCTCGCCTGGCCGCTGAGATCCGGCATCCCGGAGCGGGCGGCCGTCGCGGCGACCTACCGCAGCGTGGCGGCGCTGCTCGAAGCGGCGGGCACCGAGCGGTACGACGAGGCGCGCGCCGCGGTGACGACCTCGCTCAACCAGTCGTACGACCTGGTCCTCGCCCGGCGCACCCGCGCGCACGGCCGCAACCCGGACCTCGTCCGCCTGGTGGCCCAGCTGAACGCGATCACGCCGGTCGTCGAGGCCGCGCCCGCCGCGCACCAGTGCGGGGTCCCGATGCCGCCGCAGTACCCCGCGGAGGTGCGGCGGCTCGCGGAAGCGGTGGCGGCGCCGGGGGAGACTCCGGTCCCCGAACCCGACCTCCCCGCCCCACCGGACCCGTCGGCCGACGCGGTCGACCATGCCCTGCGGCACGTGGCGGAACTCCTCAACGACTCCGACCCGCACGGCGCCGTCAACGTCGACGACCGCCTCGGCCGCCCCGCGGCCCTGCGCGTGCGGGCCCGCAGGGCGACCCGCAACGTCCTGCTGTCCAGCACGTCCTGGCGCTACGGCCTGCGCCTCGCGCTCTGCATCGGCATCGCGCAATCCCTGGTGTCCCTGATCGACGTGCCCCGCTCGTACTGGGTGGCGCTCACCGTCACGTTCGTCCTCAAGCCCGACTTCGGCTCGGTGTTCTCACGGGCGGTGCTGCGGGCGCTGGGTACGGCGGCGGGCCTGGTCGTGGCGGCGGCGGTCCTGTCGGAGGTGCCGCGCGGCTGGTGGGACGTGCCGGTGATGTTCGTCCTCGCGGCCCTGATCCCGGCGCTCACGACGCGGGGCTACGGCTTCCAGACGGCCGCGATCACCCCGGTGATCCTGCTCCTGTCGGACGTCCTGAACCACCAGGGCTTCGGGCTCGTCGTGCCGCGCCTCGTGGACAGCCTGATCGGCTGCGCAATCTCGCTGGTCGCGGGGTACTTGCTGTGGCCGGAGAGCTGGCACACGCGGATCGGCGACCGACTCGCGGACACGGTGGCCGACACGGCGTCGTACGTCGAGAGCGCGTTCGGCACGGCGGTGGACGTGGCCGAGCGGGCCCGCATGCGGCGCGGCCTGTACCGCGACCTCTCCGTCATCCGCACGGAGTTCCAGCGCGCCCTGACGGAACCGCCCCCGATGGGGGCGCGGGCCGCGGCGTGGTGGCCGCTGGTGATCGCCGTCGAACGCATCGTGGACGCGACGACCGCTGCGCGGGTGCGGATCCGCCATGGGGCGGGGGAGCCGAGCCTGACGGAGGTGGGGGAGGTGGCTCGCCAACTTCGGGAGTTGGCGGAGGGTTTGCGGGGGTCGGAGACGCTGGAGGAGGTCCCTGCGGAGTTCTCCGGGCCCCAGGACAGCGTCCTGGAGCCACTCCGCCAGGAGGTGGTCGCTGCGAGGGCGATCGCGTCGCCGGGGAGGGGGTGA
- a CDS encoding SGNH/GDSL hydrolase family protein, giving the protein MFSRTRTSVLAATAALALTAGLGLTVTGAHASGSKPSGSSGPSGSTGPSDSSESSQGSAWTAAWAASPQRASTGFKPNWSEDGFSGQTLRQVVRVTEGGDRARIRLSNAYGTSPLHIAGATIARTKKGGGAAVESGSVRRLTFEGRRSVAIPAHGQLSSDQAGLDLKPFESVTVTLHLARTTGPATFHAQSFATSYRADGNHVADAGAGAFDESTESWYFLSGVDVAGGGTGEKPRRSGGVVLFGDSTTDGFASSTDLDRRWSDALAERLAEAGTPRPVLNAGIGGNLVLNDSAWYGERGTARFGRDALDLPGVGTVVVLEGLNDIGFSESDTPTYKPAPEVSAAELIAGHRELIRAAKEKGVRVVGATLLPLGGSDHYGERAAKVSDEFNEWVRTSGEYDAYVDFDRALADSADGERMAPEYDSGDHLHPNDAGYRAMARAVDLEQL; this is encoded by the coding sequence GTGTTCTCGCGTACTCGCACCTCCGTTCTCGCCGCCACCGCCGCGCTCGCCCTGACGGCCGGTCTCGGTCTCACCGTCACGGGGGCCCACGCCTCGGGCTCGAAGCCGTCGGGATCGTCGGGGCCGTCGGGGTCGACGGGGCCGTCGGATTCGTCGGAGTCCTCGCAAGGCTCCGCCTGGACCGCCGCCTGGGCCGCGTCGCCGCAGCGTGCCAGCACCGGCTTCAAGCCCAACTGGTCGGAGGACGGCTTCTCCGGCCAGACCCTGCGCCAGGTCGTCCGCGTCACCGAGGGCGGCGACAGAGCCCGCATCCGGCTCTCCAACGCGTACGGCACGTCGCCGCTGCACATAGCGGGGGCGACCATCGCGCGGACGAAGAAGGGGGGCGGGGCAGCGGTCGAGAGCGGCTCGGTGCGGCGCCTCACCTTCGAGGGGAGGAGGTCGGTGGCGATCCCGGCGCACGGCCAACTCTCCAGCGACCAGGCGGGCTTGGACCTCAAGCCCTTCGAGTCGGTGACGGTCACCCTGCATCTGGCCCGCACGACGGGGCCCGCCACGTTCCACGCGCAGTCGTTCGCGACGAGTTACCGGGCGGACGGGAATCATGTGGCGGACGCCGGAGCCGGGGCGTTCGACGAGTCGACGGAGTCCTGGTACTTCCTGTCGGGGGTGGATGTCGCGGGGGGCGGTACTGGTGAGAAGCCGCGCCGGAGCGGAGGCGTCGTGCTCTTCGGAGACTCCACCACCGACGGCTTCGCCTCCTCCACCGACCTCGACCGCCGCTGGTCCGACGCCCTCGCCGAGCGGCTCGCCGAGGCGGGGACGCCCCGGCCGGTCCTGAACGCCGGTATCGGCGGCAACCTCGTCCTCAACGACTCCGCCTGGTACGGGGAGCGGGGGACGGCCCGCTTCGGGCGGGACGCGTTGGATCTGCCGGGGGTGGGGACGGTCGTCGTCCTGGAGGGCCTGAACGACATCGGCTTCAGCGAGAGCGATACGCCCACCTACAAGCCCGCGCCGGAGGTGAGCGCGGCTGAACTCATCGCGGGCCACCGCGAGTTGATCCGGGCCGCGAAAGAGAAGGGCGTGCGGGTGGTGGGCGCGACGTTGCTGCCGCTGGGGGGTTCTGATCACTACGGGGAGCGGGCGGCGAAGGTGAGCGATGAGTTCAACGAGTGGGTGCGGACGTCTGGGGAGTACGACGCGTACGTGGACTTCGACCGGGCTCTGGCGGATTCCGCCGACGGGGAGCGGATGGCCCCTGAGTACGACAGTGGCGACCATCTGCATCCGAACGATGCGGGGTATCGGGCGATGGCCCGCGCGGTGGACCTCGAACAGCTTTAG
- a CDS encoding LysR substrate-binding domain-containing protein, with product MERQELETFLTLAEELHFGRTADRLLLSQARVSQTVKRLERKIGAPLFERTSRRVELSPLGRQLYDDLAPLHLRMEAAVARAKDVARGVDGELTVAFLGAGAGTLTSAILTTFRERCPRCDVRMRETQVGDPLGALRSGEADVLFTCLPVEEPDLTVGPVVINETRMLAVPLGHRFAGRDSVSLEECAGETFFGLVNGAPAYWWDFHIPPRTPSGLAIRRGQAVAGFQELMTLVGAGQGVSPVVASVEKYYARPGITFVPLTDVPSADVALIWRTAAAGTPRVEAFVRAVRDTVAANGGPAAF from the coding sequence ATGGAACGGCAGGAGCTCGAGACCTTCCTGACTCTCGCCGAAGAGCTCCACTTCGGCCGCACCGCGGACCGCCTCCTCCTCTCCCAGGCCCGCGTCAGCCAGACCGTGAAGAGACTGGAGCGCAAGATCGGCGCCCCGCTCTTCGAGCGCACGAGCCGCAGGGTGGAGCTGTCCCCGCTGGGACGGCAGTTGTACGACGACCTGGCGCCCCTGCACCTGCGGATGGAGGCCGCCGTCGCCCGCGCCAAGGACGTGGCGCGCGGCGTCGACGGCGAGTTGACCGTGGCCTTCCTCGGGGCGGGTGCGGGCACGCTGACCTCCGCGATCCTGACGACGTTCCGCGAGCGCTGCCCGCGCTGCGACGTCCGGATGCGGGAGACCCAGGTCGGTGACCCGCTCGGCGCGCTCCGGAGCGGTGAGGCCGACGTCCTGTTCACCTGCCTCCCCGTCGAGGAGCCGGACCTTACGGTTGGGCCCGTGGTCATCAACGAAACCCGCATGCTCGCCGTCCCGCTCGGCCACCGCTTCGCCGGGCGCGACAGCGTGTCCCTCGAAGAGTGCGCGGGCGAGACCTTCTTCGGTCTCGTGAACGGCGCGCCCGCCTACTGGTGGGACTTCCACATCCCGCCCCGCACCCCGAGCGGCCTCGCGATCCGCCGCGGCCAGGCCGTCGCCGGGTTCCAGGAGCTGATGACGCTGGTCGGCGCCGGGCAGGGGGTCTCGCCGGTGGTCGCGTCGGTGGAGAAGTACTACGCGCGGCCCGGCATCACCTTCGTACCCCTGACCGACGTACCGTCGGCCGACGTCGCGCTGATCTGGCGCACGGCCGCCGCCGGGACCCCCCGCGTCGAGGCCTTCGTCCGCGCGGTGCGCGACACGGTCGCGGCGAACGGCGGGCCCGCCGCGTTCTAG
- a CDS encoding MarC family protein, with product MTAALTYSAAFITFFSVVGPPKVLLAFGGLAQNHPVRELRLIALVSSGAAIVVGLVAGFTAPWLLELFHISTPALQLAGGVIFFIYAVGLVLGVHLGSDRADLDAPDLVSGVRELLMPYIVSPLAMTAVLIEAAARDTWTWRSTVVGAYVTVIALDLLCVALLARILRGTHHATIELLGRLLGLLLAAVGVDLVLDGLASLGVPGLDRT from the coding sequence GTGACCGCTGCTCTGACCTATTCCGCCGCTTTCATCACCTTCTTCTCCGTCGTCGGGCCGCCCAAGGTGCTGCTCGCCTTCGGCGGCCTCGCGCAGAACCATCCGGTCCGCGAGCTGCGGTTGATCGCGCTCGTCTCGTCCGGTGCCGCCATCGTGGTGGGGCTGGTCGCGGGCTTCACCGCGCCGTGGCTCCTGGAGCTCTTCCACATCTCGACGCCCGCGCTCCAGCTCGCGGGCGGCGTCATCTTCTTCATCTACGCCGTGGGGCTCGTCCTCGGCGTCCACCTCGGCTCGGACCGCGCGGACCTGGACGCGCCCGATCTCGTCAGCGGCGTACGCGAGTTGCTCATGCCGTACATCGTGAGCCCGCTCGCCATGACCGCCGTACTGATCGAGGCGGCTGCCCGCGACACCTGGACCTGGCGCTCCACGGTCGTCGGCGCGTACGTCACCGTCATCGCCCTGGATCTGCTCTGCGTGGCCCTGCTCGCGCGCATCCTGCGCGGTACGCACCACGCGACGATCGAACTCCTCGGCAGACTGCTCGGCCTGCTGCTCGCCGCGGTCGGCGTGGACCTGGTCCTCGACGGGCTCGCGTCACTGGGCGTGCCCGGCCTCGACCGCACCTGA
- a CDS encoding ion channel protein, with protein sequence MTPQARALLPFVLPALLVGVGSSLILLLLSLVAERLQDLLWDTLPDAVGVSGTSAGWIVGVLTAAGFVVGLIVWKIPGHAGPDPATLGLVDPPLPVRVLPGLALAVVVGLAGGVSLGPENPITAINIALAYTLGMQAMPRTPAAEWVALAAAGTIGALFGTPVAAALILSETMVAPDPRPLWDRLFAPLVAAGAGALTTVLIAHPTFQIDVPAYTGPHWGDVLSAMVISTAAAAVALCAVYAFPHLHRAFRQLGNPVLMLTVGGLVLGVLGALGGHLTLFKGLEEMKELTAHAADHDAGDLLLLAVVKLLALCVAATCGFRGGRIFPAVFVGVALGMLAHALVDSVPPALGIACAILGVLLATTRQGWLSLFTAAVVVMDLAVLPLLCVAALPAWLLVTGRPEMLIEKDDSGAVEAGHAQ encoded by the coding sequence ATGACACCGCAGGCCCGCGCCCTGCTTCCGTTCGTCCTGCCCGCCCTGCTCGTGGGTGTCGGGTCCAGCCTGATCCTGCTGCTGCTCAGCCTCGTGGCCGAGCGGTTGCAGGATCTGCTGTGGGACACGCTGCCGGACGCGGTCGGTGTGTCCGGTACGTCGGCGGGGTGGATCGTCGGCGTACTGACCGCGGCCGGGTTCGTCGTCGGCCTCATCGTGTGGAAGATCCCGGGGCACGCCGGGCCCGACCCCGCGACGCTCGGCCTGGTCGATCCGCCCCTGCCCGTCCGGGTACTGCCCGGTCTCGCGCTCGCCGTCGTCGTGGGGCTCGCGGGCGGCGTCAGCCTCGGCCCGGAGAACCCGATCACGGCCATCAACATCGCCCTCGCGTACACGCTCGGCATGCAGGCCATGCCGCGGACGCCGGCCGCCGAGTGGGTCGCCCTCGCCGCCGCCGGCACGATCGGCGCCCTGTTCGGGACGCCGGTCGCGGCGGCGCTCATCCTCTCCGAGACGATGGTCGCCCCCGACCCGCGACCGCTGTGGGACCGGCTGTTCGCGCCGCTGGTCGCGGCGGGCGCGGGCGCGCTGACCACGGTGCTCATCGCGCACCCGACGTTCCAGATCGACGTCCCCGCGTACACGGGGCCGCACTGGGGCGACGTACTCTCCGCGATGGTCATCAGTACGGCGGCGGCGGCCGTCGCACTGTGCGCCGTGTACGCCTTCCCCCACCTCCACCGCGCTTTCCGGCAGCTGGGCAACCCCGTACTGATGCTCACGGTGGGCGGCCTCGTGCTGGGCGTTCTCGGCGCGCTCGGCGGCCATCTCACCCTCTTCAAGGGCCTGGAGGAGATGAAGGAGCTGACCGCGCACGCCGCCGACCACGACGCGGGCGATCTGCTGCTGCTCGCCGTGGTCAAGCTGCTCGCGCTCTGCGTGGCCGCCACCTGCGGCTTCCGGGGCGGGCGGATCTTCCCCGCGGTCTTCGTGGGCGTGGCGCTCGGCATGCTCGCGCACGCCCTCGTCGACTCGGTGCCGCCCGCCCTGGGGATCGCCTGCGCCATCCTCGGCGTGCTGCTCGCCACGACACGGCAGGGCTGGCTGAGCCTGTTCACGGCGGCGGTCGTGGTGATGGACCTCGCCGTGCTGCCGCTCCTGTGCGTCGCGGCCCTGCCCGCCTGGCTGCTGGTGACGGGGCGCCCGGAGATGCTGATCGAGAAGGACGACTCAGGTGCGGTCGAGGCCGGGCACGCCCAGTGA
- a CDS encoding SGNH/GDSL hydrolase family protein: MRKPWIGGVLAAVLLLGACGDPGSGGTSNEAAPKPPPAAGPSKSPESSESRSAPASPSSPSASPTTRQRVADKAHAKAPKVLYLGDSLAMENQTVLGDLLRTDLGARYRSAPYSGTTLCDYLDGTGDDSLVPAKDKAAALVREERPDFVVLQFWGNAWGYTPCMDGITYDKERQKYFDRYAADAKALAAQIGEAGGADRPRIVWVLQGPDPITPDRVRRVNGIYAAQARASGGIVADAGGAVAPADGRYTWVEQLPCTAYEKKNPAYCTEPGSGRTALHRGDDYLHFCLAPTTAKSRPCPARSPSIRRMTAEITRAVGEAG, translated from the coding sequence ATGCGCAAGCCGTGGATCGGTGGGGTGCTGGCCGCTGTGCTGCTCCTCGGGGCATGCGGCGACCCGGGCTCCGGGGGCACGTCGAACGAGGCCGCTCCGAAGCCTCCGCCGGCCGCGGGCCCCTCCAAGTCCCCCGAGTCCTCCGAGTCGCGGTCCGCGCCTGCGTCTCCCTCCTCCCCCTCCGCTTCCCCCACGACCCGCCAGCGCGTCGCCGACAAAGCCCACGCGAAGGCCCCGAAGGTCCTCTACCTCGGGGACTCCCTCGCGATGGAGAACCAGACCGTCCTCGGCGACCTCCTGCGCACCGACCTCGGCGCCCGCTACCGCAGCGCGCCCTACTCCGGCACCACCCTCTGCGACTACCTCGACGGCACCGGCGATGACTCCCTCGTGCCCGCCAAGGACAAGGCCGCCGCGCTGGTCCGCGAGGAGCGTCCGGACTTCGTGGTGTTGCAGTTCTGGGGCAATGCCTGGGGCTACACGCCGTGCATGGACGGCATCACGTACGACAAGGAGCGGCAGAAGTACTTCGACCGGTACGCCGCCGACGCGAAGGCGCTGGCCGCGCAGATCGGTGAGGCCGGCGGTGCGGACCGGCCGCGGATCGTGTGGGTCCTCCAGGGCCCCGACCCGATCACGCCCGACCGCGTGCGGCGCGTCAACGGCATCTACGCGGCGCAGGCGCGGGCCTCGGGCGGAATCGTCGCCGACGCGGGCGGCGCGGTCGCTCCGGCCGATGGCCGTTACACGTGGGTGGAGCAGCTGCCGTGCACGGCGTACGAGAAGAAGAACCCGGCGTACTGCACGGAGCCGGGCAGCGGTCGCACCGCCCTGCACCGCGGTGACGACTACCTGCACTTCTGCCTGGCGCCGACCACGGCCAAGTCCCGCCCCTGCCCGGCCCGTTCCCCCAGCATCCGCCGGATGACCGCGGAGATCACCCGGGCGGTGGGCGAGGCGGGCTGA
- a CDS encoding PH domain-containing protein, producing MALFGNAHTIDPMTAQQDYARLLGHGEQVQAAFLLIRDTMLFTDRRLVLVDKQGITGKKVEYHSVPYRSITHFAVETAGHFDLDAELKIWISGTPEPIQKTFTKGVDIYEVQAILTQYVAR from the coding sequence ATGGCGCTGTTCGGAAACGCGCACACCATCGATCCAATGACCGCGCAGCAGGACTACGCGCGTCTGCTGGGCCACGGGGAGCAGGTGCAGGCCGCGTTCCTGCTGATCCGCGACACCATGCTCTTCACCGATCGCCGCCTCGTCCTCGTCGACAAGCAGGGGATAACCGGCAAGAAGGTCGAGTACCACTCGGTCCCGTACCGCAGCATCACGCACTTCGCCGTGGAGACCGCCGGGCACTTCGATCTCGACGCCGAGCTGAAGATCTGGATCTCCGGGACCCCCGAGCCGATCCAGAAGACCTTCACCAAGGGCGTCGACATCTACGAGGTGCAGGCGATCCTCACGCAGTACGTGGCGCGCTGA
- a CDS encoding carboxymuconolactone decarboxylase family protein, whose translation MDARLNLFGSPLAGKVLKHINAASKVVSDSTLPPATQELVKIRASQINGCGFCTDMHTKDATHAGETATRLNLVAAWREAQVFTDAERAALELTEQGTRVADAAGGVTDEAWADAAKHYDADQLAALVSLIALINTYNRVNVIVQQPAGDYQPGQFG comes from the coding sequence ATGGACGCTCGGCTGAACCTCTTCGGCAGCCCGCTGGCGGGCAAGGTCCTGAAGCACATCAACGCGGCGAGCAAGGTCGTGTCGGACTCGACCCTGCCCCCCGCGACGCAGGAACTGGTGAAGATCCGCGCGAGCCAGATCAACGGCTGCGGGTTCTGCACCGACATGCACACCAAGGACGCCACGCACGCGGGGGAGACCGCGACGCGCCTCAACCTCGTCGCCGCCTGGCGCGAGGCCCAGGTGTTCACCGACGCCGAGCGCGCCGCCCTCGAACTCACGGAACAGGGGACGCGCGTCGCCGACGCGGCGGGCGGGGTCACGGACGAGGCATGGGCGGACGCCGCCAAGCACTACGACGCGGACCAGCTGGCCGCACTCGTCTCGCTCATCGCCCTCATCAACACCTACAACCGCGTGAACGTCATCGTCCAACAGCCGGCGGGCGACTACCAGCCGGGCCAGTTCGGCTAA
- a CDS encoding patatin-like phospholipase family protein, producing MGGTALVLGGGGPVGGAWMVGVLAGLADAGIDPGRADVVIGTSAGAIFGSRLASGEPARELYERQLAGADQVDLGVSVPQTLRFLWAALGSRDPERSVRRLGRAALAARTRPEAEVFDTVGGLLRGARTWPEQALRIASVDAVTGAVETFDEGSGPTLVEAVAASCAVPLVWPPVTVAGRRWIDGGSRSTTNIHLARGYRRVLALSPIPSAVGPHPSARREAAELAAEGTDITLLTPDPAARRAMGRDMTADTRRPAAARAGHRQATTLAPALKPL from the coding sequence ATGGGCGGGACAGCACTGGTGCTCGGCGGCGGCGGGCCGGTCGGCGGCGCGTGGATGGTCGGCGTGCTGGCCGGCCTCGCGGACGCCGGGATCGATCCCGGCCGGGCGGACGTCGTCATCGGCACCTCGGCGGGCGCGATATTCGGCTCCCGGCTCGCGAGCGGCGAACCGGCGCGCGAGCTGTACGAACGCCAGCTCGCCGGGGCCGACCAGGTGGACCTGGGGGTCTCCGTGCCCCAGACGCTCCGCTTCCTGTGGGCGGCGCTCGGCTCCCGTGACCCCGAGCGCTCCGTGCGACGCCTGGGCCGCGCTGCCCTCGCGGCACGCACCAGGCCCGAGGCCGAGGTGTTCGACACCGTGGGGGGCCTGCTCCGCGGGGCGCGGACCTGGCCCGAGCAGGCGCTGCGGATCGCCTCGGTCGACGCCGTGACCGGAGCCGTGGAGACGTTCGACGAGGGCTCGGGGCCCACGCTCGTCGAGGCGGTCGCCGCCAGCTGTGCGGTGCCCCTGGTCTGGCCGCCGGTCACGGTCGCGGGCCGCCGCTGGATCGACGGGGGCAGCCGCTCCACCACCAACATCCACCTGGCCCGCGGCTACCGGCGCGTCCTGGCGCTCTCCCCGATCCCCTCTGCCGTGGGTCCGCACCCCAGTGCGCGGCGGGAGGCGGCCGAACTCGCCGCGGAGGGCACCGACATCACCCTCCTGACCCCGGATCCCGCCGCCCGCCGCGCCATGGGCCGCGACATGACCGCCGACACCCGCCGCCCCGCCGCGGCCCGCGCCGGCCACCGCCAGGCCACCACGCTCGCGCCCGCGCTCAAGCCCCTGTGA
- a CDS encoding helix-turn-helix domain-containing protein: MTGGSHRVTPPRRRDARRNWDLLVGAAREVFAEQGLEAPLDVIARRAGVGNATLYRNFPTRAALVDAAFHDLLTGTMAAGEQARTAPDAWAALNEYLRAVFVTLAADRGTNDLMTTRLEGVEALRAVHAHNRETMDVLLGRGRDQGTVRADVTTEDVLFALAALGRAIPALSTATTPDAWRRPLALFLDGLRAAPAAPPLPGAALTADQLDRSLHELGRKP, translated from the coding sequence ATGACCGGCGGCTCACACCGCGTGACGCCCCCGCGGCGACGCGACGCGCGGCGCAACTGGGACCTCCTGGTGGGGGCCGCCCGCGAGGTGTTCGCGGAGCAGGGCCTTGAGGCGCCGCTGGACGTGATCGCCCGCCGGGCGGGCGTGGGGAACGCGACGCTCTACCGCAACTTCCCCACCCGCGCCGCCCTCGTCGACGCCGCCTTCCACGACCTTCTGACCGGCACGATGGCCGCGGGCGAGCAGGCCAGGACCGCCCCGGACGCCTGGGCGGCGCTGAACGAGTACCTCCGGGCCGTCTTCGTCACGCTGGCCGCCGACCGCGGCACCAACGACCTCATGACCACCCGCCTGGAGGGTGTCGAAGCGCTGCGGGCCGTGCACGCCCACAACCGCGAGACGATGGACGTCCTGCTCGGCCGCGGCCGCGACCAGGGCACGGTCCGCGCAGACGTGACCACCGAGGACGTTCTGTTCGCACTGGCCGCCCTGGGCCGCGCCATCCCGGCGCTGAGCACCGCGACCACCCCCGACGCCTGGCGCCGCCCCCTGGCCCTGTTCCTGGACGGCCTGCGCGCCGCACCGGCCGCGCCACCGCTCCCGGGCGCCGCCTTGACCGCCGACCAACTCGACCGGTCACTCCATGAGTTGGGCCGAAAACCCTAG